One Papaver somniferum cultivar HN1 chromosome 10, ASM357369v1, whole genome shotgun sequence genomic window carries:
- the LOC113317828 gene encoding uncharacterized protein LOC113317828, giving the protein MNQSPLWEIDQSCTPFEQLNMLLKLNLIHLQNEARGEFQDKMFVCPNEVNRENSVSIPTHANNIEYEPDIEVHEWNRDTRVLNGALHPCYNDDDNDLMLEEHIYSENVAVKSSVTVTLNSVAATLKNDVSSDFLIRNSEILDDIDMDLGIEQLFCGSVHDTQLASDLGMTEFFIVTDDLMLESNFYVSKSLPRSKCVVSSDFLMHEMETLDDYDTELGFVDLCKDCEHDNALLVSDWEKTRPRTDNCEHKNEHNLDVCSSLPVSQIDDLSSNLELVCNKIVKTTFLRVPNLGLELCASQVLLDYFAAKYNTFEEPQLECLSLPVLNKVHFELDLVHDAPPKLLEFVSKNIAAEKFRFGGSLVTLSVSLAVLCCCICVIRLLMFLHIIFWVDPQLFRLYIYGDFFLYIIQ; this is encoded by the coding sequence ATGAACCAATCACCACTATGGGAAATTGACCAATCTTGTACTCCCTTTGAACAACTTAATATGCTTTTAAAATTGAATCTGATTCATTTACAAAATGAGGCAAGGGGGGAATTTCAAGATAAAATGTTTGTTTGTCCTAATGAAGTTAATCGTGAAAATAGTGTATCTATTCCTACTCATGCAAataatattgaatatgaacctgataTAGAGGTACATGAATGGAATAGAGACACTAGGGTTTTGAATGGGGCATTGCATCCTTGTtacaatgatgatgataatgatttgATGTTGGAAGAGCATATTTACTCTGAAAATGTTGCTGTGAAATCTTCTGTTACTGTAACCTTAAACTCCGTTGCTGCGACTTTGAAAAATGATGTTTCTTCTGATTTTCTTATCCGTAACTCTGAAATTTTGGATGATATTGATATGGATTTGGGGATTGAACAATTGTTTTGTGGAAGTGTGCATGATACACAACTTGCATCTGACCTAGGGATGACTGAATTTTTTATTGTCACTGATGATCTTATGCTTGAAAGTAACTTTTATGTGTCTAAATCCCTGCCTAGGTCAAAATGTGTTGTGTCTTCTGATTTTCTTATGCATGAGATGGAGACTTTGGATGATTATGATACTGAATTGGGGTTTGTTGATTTGTGCAAAGACTGTGAGCATGATAATGCATTACTTGTTTCTGACTGGGAGAAAACTAGGCCGCGTACTGATAATTGTGAGCATAAAAATGAACATAACTTAGATGTATGTAGCTCCCTGCCCGTGTCACAAATTGATGATCTTTCATCCAACCTAGAATTGGTTTGTAACAAGATTGTAAAAACAACTTTTCTGAGAGTTCCCAATCTAGGATTAGAACTGTGTGCTtctcaagtccttttggactattttgctgctaaatataatacatttgaggaaccacagttggaatgctTGTCTCTGCCCGTCCttaacaaagtccattttgagttagatcttgtgcatgatgcacCCCCAAAATTACTAGAGTTTGTGTCCAAAAACATAGCAGCtgaaaaattcaggtttgggggtagcttgGTCACTTTGAGTGTCTCACTGGCTGTTCTCTGTTGTTGTATATGTGTGATTAGACTGTTGATGTTTCTGCACAtcatcttttgggttgatcctcaactctttaggttGTATATATATGGTGactttttcttgtatataatccagtag